Sequence from the Xiphophorus maculatus strain JP 163 A chromosome 16, X_maculatus-5.0-male, whole genome shotgun sequence genome:
gccaggaagtgacatcacagaCCCTGACCTATGTGACCTGCGAAGGGCATGACGCCGACGCCGCTCTGCTGCGGTAGGGCGTAAAAATGCGATTCTTGCCATGATCGCATTTCCACGGCAATGGCAGGCAGAAAGCTCCGGCGACGAGTTGGAAACATTCGTCATGACCGCGCAGCGGGTTTCAGAGCCGCCGCCATCAGCTGGCGAGGCCCGAGTGGAAACTAATAAAGAAGGCCTGAAAGCGAGAAGGTGCGAGTGAGTCACAGAGATCATCACTGATTCCCAAACTGATCGAGTCGCACTGAAATGAAACCTAAATCAGAGGCTCCTGCTGCTGAGCCTCGACTGGTGGAGGAACGTTCTTCCTCCGCAGAGTGGAAACCGATCCGCTCACGCTCCGATCACCAGTTCATCATCTGCTTTCCATTCCGTAAACTGGGAGGTAAACTGGGAGTTCATCAGCATTTTTCTGAGCTTGTTTGTTCTCCGAGAGCGGTTACATCATAGTGAAACTTCACTGCAGTCTGCTGAGCTGTTTGTACTAATTAGCATTTCAAGATCAGCTGAAGCTATGTGTAAATAGCTACTAAATGGTGGGGTTCTTCTTTTTGTTCGTTGGTACCACAGTGACACTTAGTGGTTgatttgtgaatttgttttgtggAGCGGTAGAGTTCTTCTTCGCGTGTTTTTGTGTTgggcacttcctgtttgctaaCTACGCCGAGTGAGCGTTAGAGCCTGAGGAAAAGAccaaagaaaatctgtaaaatagcGCTCTTGGGAAGCAGAACGAGGTAGGAATGTGCGCAATTGTGTTtgtgaacatttatgtttatttatacacCATGTATCTTTTGTTTATACTGCAGTTTTCACGGTGTCAGACAAGGAAGGCTAATAATAAACTGCACCCGTTTGGAACTCCCTGCGTCTGGCTGTTCACTCCAAGAGGCCGCTACAGTGAAAACTCGCTGCAAGAGACCAGATCTTTCTGCAGTGAAGCCGACACCATTCTACCTGGAACCCAGCTGTCACCGCTTGCATCGATGATGTCACACAGGCAAGATAAATGGACAATTACATGAACAAGCTCACAGCATAACTGAATTGGCATAGTGTGTCAAAGGATAATTAAAAAGTCTTCGGTGAACCAAGGCAGTTGCAGGAAGCAAATAAGATGTCACTTCCAACAGAGAAAACGGATCCTGTAGACATGCCACTCAGGTCTAGCTCCAGAGAAAGAAAGCTAACAGAAAAAGGCCAAGAGATGCACGTCCAAGACAACAAAAAACGTGAGAAAGCGTTTCAGAAGGCTTATGATTCTTGGAAGTGGGTAGCAAGAGAAACTAGGAAAAAACTAAAGGCCCTCTGTACATTAGAAGACCTCAATGATTTACAAGAAAACATTCAGGCAAAGTACGATGCTGTAAGACTGCAGTACGAGCCCATCCTACGTAACAGTAACACCACACCAGAGATTGTCAAAAGGATGGAGGCTTGTGTTACGCTCACAAAGGAAATTTGTGACCTTATAAACAATCGTACAGAGACTATTGATAAAGATTATAATAGTCATCTTGAGAAAGAAAGAGTGAGAGAAACATTAAACAAAGATGAATATGGCTCTATCTTTGGGCACACTCAAACTGAAACCGTAAgctcatcaaaatcatcagaGAATTCAAGCAGCCATTCCAGCTCATCTAGTACCAGTAACAGCAAAGCAGATGCGCAAGCAGAGCTTGCTGCTAAAGTGGAGCAATCAAAGGCCaccaaagaaattcaagcacaGCAAGCACAGCTCCAAAAATTAGAAAACGAATGGAAACTTAAAGAGTCAAAAATGCTGTcagaaattaagcaaaaagaAGTGGAAATGCAACAGCAGCTGGATCAGGAAAGAGCAAAACTGCAGCggttaaaagaagaaaaggaaatagCTGTAGCAGCAGCTCGTGTGAGAGCATATGATGAATTTGAACGCAGTGAAAACAATGTTGAAGATACTAATTACAGAACAAACCCTATCTTCTTTAGAGATAAACCCTGCTTGAGTCCAGAAGCTACATCGTTCCAGCCTTACCAATCAGCTCCGGAGGTGACAATAAATCCTGAGTCATCCAATCTAGCTGAAGCAATCGCCAGCTCATTAAGTATAAGTCGCTTACCAGTCCCTGAACCTACTGTATTCAGTGGGGATCCTTTAAGGTTTACTGATTGGAAAATGTCATTTATGACTCTCATTGACAGAAAGCCCCTCCCAGCTAGTGAGAAGATGTTTTATCTCAGAAATTATCTTGCTGGAGAAGCACGCAAAGCTGTTGAAGGTTTCTTTTACCGAGACTCAGAAAGTGCATACATTGGAGCTTGGAAAGTCTTACAGGACAGATATGGGAACGCGTTTATTATACAGAAGGCTTTTCGTGATAAGCTTGCAAGATGGCCAAAGATTAATGCAAATGACTCACTTGCACTACGTGAATTTTCTGACTTCCTCCATGGTTGCAAGGAAGCAATTCCACATGTCAAGGGATTAGCTATCCTCAGTGACTGTGAAGAGAACCATAAGTTGCTCAAAAAATTACCTGAATGGATTGTTCGCAAGTGGAGTCGAATAGTTGTGGATGAACTTGATGAATCAGGTGATTATCCAGATTTTAAATGCTTCACAGAGTTTTTAAGCAAAGAGGCAAAAATAGCCTGTAATCCCATTGCCTCACCCCTGATAGGAAATTTCAAGTTTGCAGACGACAGAACCCAAAAGAGAGCCAAGACTTTcaacacaaatgcacaacaaAAGAGTTTCAGTCATGGGATACAAGATACAAATGACTGTAAAGCAAAATCATCTTGCTATGTTTGTAAAAGTGAAGCCCATGGCATCACCAGATGTCCCGCTTTCGCCTCAAAGAGTGTTGAAGACAAAAGGACATTCATACACGAAAATCGGCTCTGCTTTGGATGCCTGAGAAAAGGTCACGTGACCAAGGAATGTAAGAGACGACACACATGCAATATATGCAGACGTCGTCATCCAACCTGCTTACATgaagagaggaaggaaagatCTGTGGAGACAACAACAAATAGCTCCACTTCCAcagaagaacatgcaaaccaaGAAACACACAGAGTTGTGTCCCATACATTGACTCAGCATGTTTCTGCCACTACCAGTATTGTACCAGTACTTGTGTCTTCACTACAAGAGCCACACAGAGAAATACTAACATATGCAATGCTGGACACACAAAGTGACTCGACGTTTGTGTTAGAAGATGTAATTGACAGACTGAATGTGGATTTCCATCCAACAAAGCTGAAACTGAGTACTATGACTGCTGTCGACACAATCATTTCCAGCAAGAGTGTTCATGGTCTACAAGTTCGAGGACTTAACTCTGAGAGTCGCATCCAACTACATCAAGCTTATAGCAGAGATTTTATCCCAGTGGACAAGTCTTATATTCCGACGAAAGAAACTGCATTAATGTGGCCCCATCTCAGAAACTTGGCAGATAAGTTACCTCCCGTTCAGGACTGTGATGTAGGGCTTCTCATTGGATACGACTGTCCAGCTGCTCTAGCTCCACTTGAAGTTATAACAGGTGATAAAAACCAACCATTTGCACAGAGATCAGAACTAGGATGGAGTATAATAGGCTCATCAAACCCCCACCTAGACAGACAAGGAGGTCAAAGTTTTGTGCATCGACTCACAGTAAAGGAGCTACCAAGCCCGTCTTCAACTGACATTTTAAAGGTCTTAGAGTCGGATTTTACGGAGAGAAGTTACGAAGAAAAATATGTGTCCCGAGATGATGTTAATTTTATACAGTTTCTCAGTAACAACATCACACAGAGGGATGATGGGCATTATGAAATGCCTCTTCCGTTCAAAGGCAACGACCTGCCTAACCTACCAAACAACAAAAGACTAGCCCAAGTTCGCCTGCAGGGTcttaagaaaaaattaaagaccAGCAAACAATACTATGAGCAATACAAAACATTCATGGAAGAAACCATAAATAAGGGTGATGCAGAGCCTGCCCCTACAACATCTGAAGGAGAAACAGAGTGGTACCTTCCACATCATGGCATCTACCATCCCAGAAAACCAGATAAGCTGagagttgtttttgattgttcaGCCAAATTCCATGGTGTTTCTCTTAACGACACATTGCTTACTGGGCCTGATTTAATCAATCCTTTGGTAGGGGTACTATGTCGCTTCAGGAAGGAGACCATAGCTATAATTTGTGACATAGAAAGAATGTTTCACCAATTTTCTGTCACTCCTGAATCCAGAAATTATCTCAAATTCCTCTGGTGGAAAGGTGGAGATTTGGAGAAAGAACCACAGGAGTTCAGAATGACAGTTCATCTCTTTGGAGCTGCTTCATCTCCAGGATGTGCCAACTTTGGGTTAAAGCATCTGGCACAGCAACACAAGGCTAACTATCCTCAGGCAGCCACATTTATTGAGAAAAACTTTTATGTGGATGATGGCTTAGTCAGTGTGCCATCAGTTGAGGAAGCCAAGAAACTGATCATTGAATCACAAGAGTTGTGTAAGAAAGGAGGCTTAAGGCTTCATAAATTCAACTCAAACAAGGAAGCTGCTCTCACATGCTTGGATTCTTCAGAAGTAGCAGCAGCCATCGAGCCCCATGGTTTGGATCCATCCTCATCTGAGCGTGCACTCGGGATTCAGTGGTTGATAAAAAATGACACCTTTGTTTTTAACATCGGCTTAAAAGATCAAGCTTCAACCCGCCGCAGCTGCTTGTCCATCATTGCTTCACTTTATGACCCTCTCGGATTCATTGCTCCATTCAGCCTTAGTGGAAAACTGATTCTTCAAGAGCTTTGTCACCGAGGCATAGGATGGGACGATCCTCTCCCAGAAGACATAAAGCCACGGTGGGAGAAATGGACAAATGATCTACTGAAATTGAAAGAGATCTCAATTCCCAGATGTTATCACCCCCCTGACTTCCACAACATTGTCAGAGTAGAGCTGCACCATTTTTCTGATGCTAGCTGTGTAGGATATGGTGCATGTTCTTACCTGAGATACATAAATGACAAGGATGAAGTTCACTGCAGTCTTGTGATAGCAAAGGCAAGGGTTGCTCCC
This genomic interval carries:
- the LOC111611588 gene encoding uncharacterized protein LOC111611588, which codes for MSLPTEKTDPVDMPLRSSSRERKLTEKGQEMHVQDNKKREKAFQKAYDSWKWVARETRKKLKALCTLEDLNDLQENIQAKYDAVRLQYEPILRNSNTTPEIVKRMEACVTLTKEICDLINNRTETIDKDYNSHLEKERVRETLNKDEYGSIFGHTQTETVSSSKSSENSSSHSSSSSTSNSKADAQAELAAKVEQSKATKEIQAQQAQLQKLENEWKLKESKMLSEIKQKEVEMQQQLDQERAKLQRLKEEKEIAVAAARVRAYDEFERSENNVEDTNYRTNPIFFRDKPCLSPEATSFQPYQSAPEVTINPESSNLAEAIASSLSISRLPVPEPTVFSGDPLRFTDWKMSFMTLIDRKPLPASEKMFYLRNYLAGEARKAVEGFFYRDSESAYIGAWKVLQDRYGNAFIIQKAFRDKLARWPKINANDSLALREFSDFLHGCKEAIPHVKGLAILSDCEENHKLLKKLPEWIVRKWSRIVVDELDESGDYPDFKCFTEFLSKEAKIACNPIASPLIGNFKFADDRTQKRAKTFNTNAQQKSFSHGIQDTNDCKAKSSCYVCKSEAHGITRCPAFASKSVEDKRTFIHENRLCFGCLRKGHVTKECKRRHTCNICRRRHPTCLHEERKERSVETTTNSSTSTEEHANQETHRVVSHTLTQHVSATTSIVPVLVSSLQEPHREILTYAMLDTQSDSTFVLEDVIDRLNVDFHPTKLKLSTMTAVDTIISSKSVHGLQVRGLNSESRIQLHQAYSRDFIPVDKSYIPTKETALMWPHLRNLADKLPPVQDCDVGLLIGYDCPAALAPLEVITGDKNQPFAQRSELGWSIIGSSNPHLDRQGGQSFVHRLTVKELPSPSSTDILKVLESDFTERSYEEKYVSRDDVNFIQFLSNNITQRDDGHYEMPLPFKGNDLPNLPNNKRLAQVRLQGLKKKLKTSKQYYEQYKTFMEETINKGDAEPAPTTSEGETEWYLPHHGIYHPRKPDKLRVVFDCSAKFHGVSLNDTLLTGPDLINPLVGVLCRFRKETIAIICDIERMFHQFSVTPESRNYLKFLWWKGGDLEKEPQEFRMTVHLFGAASSPGCANFGLKHLAQQHKANYPQAATFIEKNFYVDDGLVSVPSVEEAKKLIIESQELCKKGGLRLHKFNSNKEAALTCLDSSEVAAAIEPHGLDPSSSERALGIQWLIKNDTFVFNIGLKDQASTRRSCLSIIASLYDPLGFIAPFSLSGKLILQELCHRGIGWDDPLPEDIKPRWEKWTNDLLKLKEISIPRCYHPPDFHNIVRVELHHFSDASCVGYGACSYLRYINDKDEVHCSLVIAKARVAPSKITSIPRLELAAAVISTKVSVMLRCELDLKIDQEFFWTDSRVVLGYINNEARRFHIFVANRVQLIRDNSDPNQWHYVETSENPADHASRGLCASDIHSTNWLQGPRFLWEHELQLTTSTPTELLVGDPEVKTIQVLATDVKCSNDILNRLNRFSSWTTLLKVVARIKRLGSKQQHGEHVTVDEREKAAETVIKIVQQQTFPNEVKLLKGEKNIPNTSALFSCDPIWSEGLLHVGGRLKQSSLCLKVKHPVILPNNSHITKLIVSHYHAKTCHQGRGQTQMELRTNGFWVIGGSKLVAKMIRDCVFCRKLRRPTEKQRMADLPKERVESSAPFTYSGMDCFGPFIVKKARKEYKRYGLIFTCLYSRAVHIEMLEDLSTDSFINALRCFISIRGAVRQLHCDQGSNFVGARNEFTQALKQCDTKLLEVFLTDKQCEFVFNSPSASHAGGIWERQIRTIRNVLNATFAQCSGRLDDASLRTLLYEAMAIVNSRPLTVDGINDPRALEPITPNHLIMMKSKVSLPPPGVFVKEDLYATKRWRRVQYLIEQFWSRWKREYLLNISMRQKWHSAQRNLKKGDIVIIKDDNLPRNQWQLGRVVETVQGDDGLVRRVKVQVGERKSNSSSKLSIIERPIQKLVLLLENDEK